The sequence CTTCGAAGAATTTGATGAAGAACGTGCATATTTGTGGACAACTTTTTATATGTGATCATTGTATAAATTGGCTTTAGAATTATAAATATAGTATGTACCATGACACAAATTTGTATTTCTCAACTATTTTTTCTATAGCACCAAACATCAACATTTATGCTGTGAGAATGAAATGGGATCCTCTTTGGGTTATGATCCTTCTTCATGTAGATTTTTTGTTTGTAGTTCCTCAAATTCATTGGGAACAATTCATCTGCCGCacaaaggtagaggtaaggtccaTCTGCGTACAACCCACTTTCCCTAAATTCCTATTGTGGGAACTATATTGATTTGTTGCATTTGTTCCTTAAATTGATTTCACATTTAAATCAACCAACAACACATATATAATGGTCAACCTTTACAATATCAATACAAACTTCTTCCACAATACATAGCAGGGCATGAAACCAAATGAAAAGCAAAAGTTAACTTATTGTTACCATCAAACCAAAAGCAGTTTTTCTTCAATGAATCAAACTTTTCCCATCTTGACCAAATTTGAAGGGAAGGATTGGGAGACTTTGTTCGTGCCAGAAGAAGTTATCAGGGTCAACCTTACACTTCACAACCACAAGCCTGTCATAATTGTTCTTGAAATACTTTTTCCCCCAAACACTAGCTTCCAAGAAAGTTGGGTTGGCATTTTTGTTCATACCCAAATCAAGATCTCTATAATTCACATAAGCTTCTCTGGGGAACTTGGATGCAAATGTGCCCATGTACTCATAAAACTCTCTGATCCAGCTGATATGTTTATCTGCTGTTTTCATGTCTCCCTCTGTCCAAGGTGTTAAGTACTGTATCATGCAGATGACCCCTTTTCTGTGTGGGAATGGAATTGAAGATTCTGATATCTTCCCCATCATTCCTCCATAGGGATTCCATATCATTATAGGTGAGTCTTCTTGTAAAAACTTCTTCCACATCCCCACAAGTCCAGTTTCTGGAACTGGTACATAGAGAAAATCCGATTTAGCCTTGAAGTATACTGCAGGGAATAATGACTTCCCTCGAAGTAGGAACTCAGGCTTGGTGTTACTTGGAAAACCAGCAATATAAATGACTGATTGAATCCAGCTCATTTCGACACAATCCTTTCGTGTCAATCCTAATTCAGGGAAGCTATGATTCATCAACTCAAGAAGCCTATCAGTTCTTCCAAGAAACAATGCTTGGTAAGCTGTTTGCACTGTTTTCTTCCCCTCTGTTGAATTGGCTGTAGTTATGACGACTCTGATGAAGAGATCTTCATCAATCTTGTGTGCAACATGTTGCCATTTGTTTAGGAGTTTTGTTGCACCAGTTTCCAGTGTCTTTGGAACTGTGAAAACTGTCACAGTTGATGGAACAGGAACAAGTCTCAGTTTCCAAGCCAAGATTATGCCAAAACTGCCTCCTCCACCCCCTCTGATTGCCCAAAACAAGTCTTCTCCCATTAAGGCCCTATCAAGAACTCTGCCACTTGCATCAACAATCCGAGCATCGACAACATTGTCAGCTCCAAGACCATATTTCCTCATCATAGGACCATAAGCTCCTCCAGTGATATGACCACCAATTCCTAAGCTGGTGCAGAGCCCAGCAGGATAACCATGTATCTTGCTTTTCTCTGAAATCCTATAGAACACTTCACCAATCGTCGCCCCAGCTTGAACCCAAGCACTGTTGTCCTCAATGTCCACTTTGATAGCGCGAAGTTTAGCAAAATCGAGCAAGATAAAGGGCACTGATCTTCCCAATGCTGATGTAAAAGATATGCCTTCATAATCATGACCTCCACTcctcactctgagctgaatcttTAGCTCTTTCGCGCACATAACTGCTGCTTGGACATCAGATTCAATCAAAGCGGTGAAAATAAGTAGAGGTTTTTGTCGAGGAGGTTCCAAACACCTTAGATTTAGGGCAGTAGAATTAAGAACCGAGTCAAATGAAGTAGCATTGGAAGTAGGAGTGAAGAAAGCTGTAGAGAAGGGGATTGAACGGTCCGAATGGAGAGTAATACACTGATAGAATTGATCTTGTATTGTATATGAAACAGCACATGAAGCTGAAAAAAGGACTATGAATGAAAAAAGAACATTTATAGACATTGAAGAAGCCATAAGCCTCTCTTGTTTTCTTGCTTGCTATGTTTTCACCAGGTGCAAATGAAAGGCTTTATATTCAAATTTTCAACACCTCTGTCTCATGTTTGGAAGGTAGGAAGAGAAGTGAAAATGAGAGGAACTAAAggggaaaggaaaaaagaaaaaaatttatatagggattttacctggtaaagttGTTGGCATGTGACGAGGAGGTCATGGGTCCTTGGAAACAGTTCTgtgcagaaatgtaaggtgagactgtgtacaatagatccttgtgatCGGGTCCTTCCTGGACCCTGCGCATAGTGAGAGCATAGTGTACCGGGCTGCCTTTCTTTTATAGAAAATTTTACAATGTATAGTCGCCACCTAAAACAATAATCAACAAATGTATAATAAACATAAATTATACTTGCTCTCTCCTAATTTATGCCACCTTTTTTCATTTTAGTCGGGCTAATCTCTCCTAATTTATGCCACCTTTTTTCATTTTAGTCGGGCTAAAAAAGAATGATACTTttctatatttaataataatataactttAGAATGTCCATTTACAGTTAGATTTATAGTCATATAAATatctattactattttttttagactaaaaaattcaaaagtctttatttcttttataaatttcatATTCAATCAAGCactgccacataaattgaaaccGATAGAGTCTATTATTAgtgaataatttatatttaaatagcgAATGTAATTATAATTTGCTGACCAGCCAAATATATATTTCCTTATGTTTGGATTGAAAGAAAAGGGGAGGGAAAataagatattcttgttttggAAAAAAGAACTGTGGGAAAAagagaaacaattttttttttttttgcttacatTTCTTTGGCATTTTGTAATAATATTAGtaaataaaagaagggaaaacttcaaagtatttttatttttttctcccctTTCATTTATCTCATTACCAAACTAAGCAAGTTCTAGTCTTTTAGTTAGGTGGCTTTAAGAACAATCTCTTTTCAACAAAGGAAAAATTGGAGAAGTTGTGGACACAAGTGGTGGGGGTCATTGGAGAGTCTAAAACTTTAAGACTGCAAAAAGGAGAGTCAGCATCTGCTAATGTGCTTTGATTTTTGAAGTCTATGAAACatgacttgaaaaaaaaaaatgaatcgtGCCCACGAGGATATGGTTGAGTTGTTGGGAGGTGGGTCTCTCATGTGCGATATCTGGGATCGAATCCAGTATTCATCTGTTATTCAGTCATGTACTCGTTGTATGTGGCTTGTCTATTGCAGTTACATCTCATGTGTAGTTTGTGAGCGATTATTGCAGTTACATCTCATGTGTAGTTTGTGAGCGATTATGAAACAAGACTTGGTTGGGAAAAAAATGATCATTTTGCTTGCCTTATAATTGGGTTGAAAGACAAATTTGTCAGAAGTCTTGCCTTAAAAAAAtgctaaatctttcattttttctttcctaGGATTTAGCCTATTAGGCCAAATATTTGGGAAAATCaaaattgtttcttttttttttaaaaaagaaaacttaaaaaagAAAATGTTTATATAAGGTGTTTAAAAGGAAAATCAAATCTTTGCAAACTTTGTCAAACaaattatttttactaaaaattacacaaatacacaatttatgtttcaaatattataaaaattccaactccctaaacGTATTACAAAAATCACAACATATACacaatgctatgtatatgttggctatgttatgtatattaatagggagagagagtaaagtaattaaaaaagtgggagagagtgtaattacttctaaaagggttggtatttatgttatttatactatatattttaatatgttatacATTAGAAGTCCTTATTACATATAAGATGCATTTTATGTTTTATGTGGTATTATACTGTTAGAAAGTCTTATTTTTGTATAAGTTTTCATTATACGTTCTATCAAACTATATAGGTCATACATGTTTAAGTGAAAAATTTAGATGTgtagtatgacattatacattactgcagtttattttttaaatgtataagttgTCCTCATACATGTGAAACTGTTGTGTAATTATAGTATGCTTTGTTTTTTCAGGAAATGAAATACCGTATTGACAAAGTCCCGGCTCACCCATTGCATATGGGTAGCTTACGTAACCGTGCTTTTGGTGAAGacataaagaattattttgtataaGATGTGGACTACGTTCAAAACACATCACAACAAACGGCTGATAATTTATAAGTGATTTTGGTTTACATTTTTATAACATGTATAATAATGTTATAATTATTGAACGGctgttatttcataatttttttcaaatcaggGACTGTGGCGTCTTTGTGTCCGCATATGCAGAAATTTTAAGTGAAGGTCTGGACGTGCATTCATGTGATTTTGATACTGAAAGTCAACATGCACGTTATGCTTCTTTGTTATGGCATTACGGAGTTACAAAGTCTAAAGAAGCATACACAAGTGACAATGGCGATCCTCCTCGTCCTAGAGATAGTTGGCTCCAATCAGTTAATGAAAGTGCAATTATTACTTTagagtaatatttatttataatactcTGCATGAAAACATCTATTTTGTTGTTTCAGTCGTTGATATTAGATAGTTTGAATACATGTTATTTTTcgtttttgaaatttaaatttaggTTTTATTGATGTCCTAAATCTTCTTatacatatttatcttttattgaaGTGTTTGGCAATGACGTATAACATATTGCATTGTTACTACAAAATTTGATTAACGTATAACAATGAATTACACAttaatattttattgtttatctAACGTATAATTTCTTTCAGTACATAAGTTCATTTATAAGTTAATAACATTTATTGTTTGGATTATACGTACTGTCTAATACATTGAACATGTGTCTCATACAATTAAAGTCATGTATAACATATTAGCAGACATAGtgtttaaaataaataacaaaaatgttTACatcaaacaacaaacaaaattataaaactataacatacatttataacataatgttaatgtatttttatttttattactttttgatttttttcaattataaatatatgATCTGTACGCAAATAAGAGAAAGTTATACCAAAGTCAATGTATATCATACATAAAAATTTATGTATAACATAGTCTCATACTTATTAGTAAAagttaaaaacaaaaatgaaaatattaaaaattataaaatcaaacatttaaataaattataaaaaaacatCATACATTATACAACCACAAAGTTAAATTTCACTAAAATACCATACATGAGTGtgcatttatttttgaatttttgacatGAAACTGTACATGTGGTCAGATATAAGAAAGATTATATCGGACAAATCTATGACATTGCGATCCATGTATAAGAATTAATTATACATAAACAATAAAGCTAGCACATTGTTGTGAAAATTAACGAAACAGTTATTAAgatctaaaatttaaaaagtaatataaaatgtaattcaaaataatttcaagGTATCAACATAAACTAAGTAAAATGATTATTCAATCAAGACCAATCTAAGCATCAACATATAGAAAAATTTTTTATCTTCATCAAGTTTTCTTTGGTCTATCCGGAGGTCTTCTGTATTTGATCGGCAAAACTTCTTCATCGTCAACAAATTGGGGAACATTCCAACCCTTCATGTCTTGCATTGAAACTATCGGGAGTTCATACCTCTTGACAATGGTTTTTGACCTATACAAGTCTGAGCAGTAACAACCATAATTAATATatgaatatagatataaatttcatgattgaaattgatcaatgtatgaatatagatataaaattcatgattttaattaaaatgtaaaaattttcTCTGTTCCGGTCTGATTATAAATTCGTTCGAATGTATTAACAAATTTTATACATTATTACTACTTCTTTCAACAAACAGATAACAACGACACCCAAACAACAATTCGTTCAAAAtaactattacaaaaaaaatatttattaaactttaaacaaattaaaataatatttttgttcatACCTTTGTTTGTCGGATCGTTTACCTTTGGTGTTGAAGTCATTAGATATTGCATATTTTGTCATTACCGCAATCAAGGTTTGATTATCCTTATAAAGCTGGTCAACCATTATTTTGGTGTTCTTCCAATCAGTAATGaagtttttcacttcaaattttgGAACGTATAATGAATACTTATTTTACCTTTCAACGATCATTAACATAAAAGAATCAGATTCACTACCTTCAATACAAAGTACAGCCCATAAAGAATTACCATGAACAacgtattttattttgatttttttacgaaCTTCGTCAATATTCAATTCCATCGTGATTGTAGCAATTAATTTCAAAAAGTTAATACTTTCCGAAATAATAATTGCATCACTTTTGTaggattgataaataattttcaacTCTCAAATTTCAGAATGATGCAACAATATGGGGatgctcatatttttttttcctgagaattgaagaaagaagaagacggcttttttttctttcaaaaatgtcattaaaaaataggaaaactaacACTGTTGTTTAAgagtttttttataatttaaatttcagttactatatttaatcatacaaaACATAATTATAGGTAATTAATGACTTTATTTAAAGGAATGAAAGATTTTCTCTGATTACTCTTTCCATGAATGTAGGAAACTCTGTTTTATCATCTTACCTTTTATCATACATTCGAGCTATGTATGATGGACAGTcgaatgtatgagtatatttgTAAAATTTGGGAGAGAAAAAACTAgaagggattttatgtaattagttttaATAGGtaggggatttatgttgtttacacattattaaacaatataaATTCCAACAATTAAGAACTTAATTATAGAATATTTCAACATTTTACATaagtattgaaaattttaattttgagtctGTTGAGATACCTAATTAACCtccgatacatccaacaaagatatatttttttcttgatacataattagctctcaatattttttttttttgcgattTTGGTTCTGTCGAGATACAATCTACTGAagatacattttatattttttgattttgaatataataactttaatgctttgaaaaatataaatgactATAGTTAATAACTAATGGGTCGTTTGTTAGTGTGTATAAGAATAGTGtaaaatataatgtattagtaatacttgcgTGAGTAATGCTAATATTAGTTATGCTTGCGTTAGTTGTACTGAGATTATTTCTTATGCAACGTCTGATTTGGTGTGCTAAAAATAACTTGCAGTGcatacttataaaaaaaattatttataaaaataccctccacaaatataatgaaaatgacATGAACATATTTTAAGGGGCTATTGTGTCCCATGCTAATGCCAGCATTAGAATCACTTGTATTGCTAATGTCATGATTTTCTatttattagttatacatagatgAATATCTCAAAAAGTCGTTGAACTATACGATAAACTATCTGACAAAGCCATTAAACTTTACTTTATACCAATAAAATCactcaaatttaaaaaattattttctaaaatcactcaaatttaaaaaattattttctaaaatcactcaactatatttatcattaaaaaaacatgacaaaataaattattttcttcatgGCATGTAAACATGAAcctcattaaaaaaaaatcaattccttattattgttgttaccCATCCATCCACAAATTTGGTTTCATCTAAAAATTAAGCAAAGCCTTATTTTCTTGGTAAGCCTCCCCCCTTCTTTCgttatttcttcaaaaattcatttcTTATCCATCTTTATGTTACGGTAATTTTAAGTTTTACAAAGAGTTTTGAACAAAAATACACTTTATTAAGCTAAGCGATAAATACAGTAAAAAAATTGTGACGTGGCAAATTATGATAAATCGGTGACGCTTTATCATATATTTACATTTATTATAACACACTTttacattaaattttaaaataatttctaagaTTTAGATGAAAAGGACATATAAAACTACTAACTATTAATCACTTAAGTTTATACAGATGAATTAGATAAAGAGGGTATAAGTTTACTATAACATAATTTGTTTCAGGTATACAAGAATCTGCATTTTGGTAACAACAATACACTTATGAAGTTATGTAACACCtttaacacaagatcaaaatgacctttcaaagaagtgtgttttcaaaaaattagatgaaacagaaaaatgccaagttctccaaattcatggagtgtccttaaggaaataatttccctcaagtacccgaggttgcaaaatttttctcccaggataaaatgacttaacAATCCCACTGTAGTGGTACCTTAAATGATTGAATTCTCTTCAAAATCACTcaacgattagatgatcacacCTTCATCGAATCATTGTGTTGAATTTTTGGActgtttcaaataaattttatccaaaaagatagatctcatcgaagTCGAAGCCGAagtcgagcgagcgacgacgacgacggcgcgagacacctcttggttcttgcctcacttaccatgtggagtaaatgttccttaatataaacacttgaaagtttccttctcccaccaatgtaggagaattagtagactttccatttttgagtacacttttcatGTTTTGAGTGTTCtctcaattttttcctccacttggttccctccattctccattcacacttttaatcttGAACCCAACAATTCCACACATGAATAGGGAATGACTATCTTTTCgcaaaactttacggacaagtatgtgattatcaagcaaagactgattgcatctgcataagtgggtttccctttaaaCTTTCCGTAGCgaacatgcattggatgcactcggttaatcagtagatttgatatctttgaactgtcaagctttaatgtacacctagacaacacatgtcacacaaccagccttttaccatttatggttctcacggttttgttcgtTTAATCCATGAACACGTTTCgatctcatgagagcttagagaataggactATACTAACAttcttagagaataggcctttactaacattctccttgaaacgGCTTTCACTTCGCcttcacataggtgatttctaaacgttcaatcctatagattaagctatttggtcaaatctgctaaatttagataatcattaaaagacttcactccataagtcttatccttgtttactaaacattgtctacatcatgagaatgggttgggtataatgacaatgttgaacctgtcagacacaactttgtttgatctccttgaacctaactcttgggatctccagtctgctaggtagagttaccaccatgctgacttgtcctagacTGTAAGCTCATTCCCTTGaatgtcctctcaactccttctctatataagccttttgtaagtggatccgacacattatcctttgacttcacatagtcaataatgataatttcactagagagaagttctgtaacggtattatgtctccgtcttatatgACGAGCAGCTCGACTATCACAGTGTAGAtatactggtgccaatggtttgggccaataaggaatatttttcaagaaattcggagtcattctgcttcttcaccagctttatctaatACGATACATTttgattccattgtagagcgagcaatacatgtttgTTTGGACGATTTTCAAGAGACTGTTCCTCCatctatagtaaatacatatccactcatggattttacttcatttgatccggtgatccaatgtgcataactatatccttcaagtgctgcgggatatttattataatgcaaagtatagtcttgagtgt comes from Capsicum annuum cultivar UCD-10X-F1 chromosome 2, UCD10Xv1.1, whole genome shotgun sequence and encodes:
- the LOC107859012 gene encoding berberine bridge enzyme-like 15, which produces MASSMSINVLFSFIVLFSASCAVSYTIQDQFYQCITLHSDRSIPFSTAFFTPTSNATSFDSVLNSTALNLRCLEPPRQKPLLIFTALIESDVQAAVMCAKELKIQLRVRSGGHDYEGISFTSALGRSVPFILLDFAKLRAIKVDIEDNSAWVQAGATIGEVFYRISEKSKIHGYPAGLCTSLGIGGHITGGAYGPMMRKYGLGADNVVDARIVDASGRVLDRALMGEDLFWAIRGGGGGSFGIILAWKLRLVPVPSTVTVFTVPKTLETGATKLLNKWQHVAHKIDEDLFIRVVITTANSTEGKKTVQTAYQALFLGRTDRLLELMNHSFPELGLTRKDCVEMSWIQSVIYIAGFPSNTKPEFLLRGKSLFPAVYFKAKSDFLYVPVPETGLVGMWKKFLQEDSPIMIWNPYGGMMGKISESSIPFPHRKGVICMIQYLTPWTEGDMKTADKHISWIREFYEYMGTFASKFPREAYVNYRDLDLGMNKNANPTFLEASVWGKKYFKNNYDRLVVVKCKVDPDNFFWHEQSLPILPFKFGQDGKSLIH